A genome region from Taeniopygia guttata chromosome 5, bTaeGut7.mat, whole genome shotgun sequence includes the following:
- the ZBTB42 gene encoding zinc finger and BTB domain-containing protein 42: MEFPDHSRQLLQCLSQQRHQGFLCDCTVLVGEAQFRAHRAVLASCSMYFHLFYRDQLDKRDIVHLNSDIVTAPAFSLLLEFMYEGKLEFNSLPVEDVLAAASYLHMYDIVKVCKGKLKDKELCSEEKINDEAASLEKAEHFLDAGVPLVHEFDPGNKQKFSVAEYERAAGKEKVSSHPAWSSDHISVSSVPTEAEPCAAAAGKTKANVNSSTGPLSQRSVNHPLASSDVDCALDLSFKPVPGRDSLHPSYVFGQLASDSQQQGTEPLVKDEQDLLSDQEDSEARSPESQHFGNSAKSLVTGLGHMFAGNGSSHAREEDIDQERDESEDDMDSSDISSGVLVPPGHICICPLCSKVFPSPHILQLHLSSHFRDKDGSRTRLSPDGSVPTCTLCGKTFSCMYTLKRHERTHSGEKPYTCGQCGKSFQYSHNLSRHAVVHTREKPHGCKWCERRFTQSGDLYRHIRKFHCGLVKSLVV, from the coding sequence ATGGAGTTTCCAGACCATAGCCGCCAGTTGCTGCAGTGTCTGAGTCAGCAGCGTCACCAGGGCTTCCTGTGTGACTGTACTGTTTTAGTTGGAGAAGCTCAATTCAGAGCTCACAGAGCCGTTCTTGCCTCTTGCAGTATGTACTTCCATCTTTTCTACAGGGACCAGTTAGACAAAAGGGATATTGTGCATCTGAACAGTGACATTGTCACAGCCCCTGCCTTCAGCCTGCTGCTCGAATTCATGTATGAGGGAAAGCTGGAATTCAACAGTCTCCCAGTGGAAGATGTGCTGGCTGCGGCGAGCTACCTTCACATGTATGACATTGTGAAAGTCTGCAAGGGCAAGTTGAAAGATAAAGAATTATGTTCGGAAGAGAAGATTAATGATGAGGCGGCTAGTTTGGAGAAAGCGGAGCATTTTCTAGACGCCGGAGTGCCCCTGGTCCACGAGTTCGAcccaggaaacaaacaaaaattcagcGTTGCAGAATACGAGAGAGCAGCAGGCAAAGAAAAGGTCAGCAGTCACCCCGCCTGGTCCTCTGATCATATAAGTGTCAGCTCTGTGCCGACAGAGGCAGAACCGTGCGCCgcagcagctggaaaaacaaAGGCTAATGTCAATAGTTCCACAGGACCTTTGTCCCAAAGGTCTGTTAACCATCCCCTGGCTTCGAGTGATGTGGACTGCGCGCTGGATTTGTCTTTCAAGCCCGTGCCGGGGAGAGATTCCTTACACCCCTCCTATGTCTTTGGACAGCTGGCTTCcgacagccagcagcagggtACCGAGCCACTTGTTAAAGATGAACAAGACTTGCTGTCAGATCAGGAGGACAGCGAAGCCAGGAGTCCAGAGAGTCAGCATTTTGGGAATTCAGCCAAAAGCCTAGTGACAGGGTTAGGACACATGTTCGCGGGGAATGGCAGCTCTCATGCCCGAGAGGAGGATATAGACCAAGAGCGAGACGAGAGCGAGGACGACATGGATTCATCGGACATCTCCTCGGGCGTCCTGGTGCCTCCTGGGCATATCTGCATTTGTCCCCTCTGTAGCAAGGTGTTCCCGAGCCCACACATCCTTCAGCTGCACCTGAGCTCTCACTTCCGCGACAAGGACGGCTCCCGGACCCGCCTGTCCCCCGACGGGTCGGTCCCCACTTGCACCCTCTGCGGAAAGACTTTTTCCTGCATGTACACCCTAAAGAGGCACGAGAGGACTCACTCGGGGGAGAAGCCCTACACCTGCGGCCAGTGCGGGAAGAGCTTCCAGTATTCCCACAACCTCAGCCGCCACGCGGTCGTGCACACCCGGGAGAAACCCCACGGGTGCAAGTGGTGCGAGAGACGCTTCACGCAGTCCGGGGATCTGTACAGACATATCCGCAAATTTCATTGTGGCCTTGTAAAGTCCTTGGTTGTTTGA